The following DNA comes from Leptospira stimsonii.
TGCGCAAGAATCGACCGAAGACGGACACATCACTTTATTAAAAAGTATTTTTCCAGAATATGAAGGAATTCATTTCGAACCCTTTACCAGAGACTTTTTTGTCCGAAAGGGAAGAATCGGAGGAGTTATTCAGGACTTTTCACTCGGCGGGCTTTTTATCGGATTCAATTCCGAATATACTGATACTTCTTTGTATCGAATCGAATGGAGTTCCAATTTTCTTCTTTTTGAAAGAAAGGAAGAATACTATTTGCTTTTCGAGTCGGACGGAAAATCGGACGACATAAAAGTTTCGGGAGTCATCTATAACGACGATAAGGAGATTCTACGGGAAATCGAAGAGCATATGCACAGCACATTTTCCATTATGAACCATTCGATCGCTATTTATATGGATGGGATTTTAGAGCCGAGACGATTTGCAAATAAAGTAGAACATCCTATTAGGAAACGGAAATCCTTTTGGCAACGATGGACCGCTTGAGGGAAGAAGGATGTAGCGTTTGTTTTCTTTTCTTCGTAATCCGAATCGGATGAATCAATTCTACGCACAACCGCTGGACGCTCGATTCGATTCCCGAGACAAGTCCGCGAGTTCGCATCCTATTTTCGCAACAGATAAGAGCTGATCATCAGAGCCGTTTCTCGAAGGATCGTTTCCGAATCCACGTCGAAGCCTTGGAGGACCATATAACTGATGATATCATCCATCGCTCTTTGTGCGATCAAAAGGCTCGTCGGTTCCGAACGCAATTGCACTTTACCGGCGAAGTATTGAAGTAATTTGGAAGCTTCCGTTTGGATTCTTTCCTTCTCAATCTTTTTTACCGCGGCCGCTATCTTTGCGTCCGTAAGAGAGAGAATCGCGAGTTCGCGATGAAGTTTCGGATTTTTTAAAGCGGAGTTTTTCATTCGGAGAAGGATTTCATAAAGAATCGCACTGAGATTGGATTCACCTTTGAGAGAATCAATCGTGTCTCCGGCGAGACTGCCGTAGAATTCTTCGCTGTATTTTCGAAGGATCTCGAGCGCGATGTCGTTCTTATCTCGATAGTAAGAATAGAAGGTTCCGATCGAAACGCCGGCGGCCTCGACGATATCTCGGATCCCAGTTTCCGCATAACCCCTTTGTTTCACGAGTTTGTAGGCCGCTTCTATGATATTTTCCTTTCGTTCAATAGAACGGCTCTGGACCGGACTTCGGACATGTTTCTTCTTTGAGTTCATTCTTACGTTTCTACATTTCCTCTAAATCCATTGCCCAGTATTTAAAAATATGAACAAAGTTCAATTTTTTTATTTACATGAATGCGAAGAACAAATAAATATGAACAATGTTCATATTTAAGAATCGGAGGAATTTATGAAACAAGGAAAAAAAACGGCAACCGGAAACGAGAATTCGACTCCGAAGAGTGGACCCCTTTCGTTCTGGAAAAAGGGTTTGGCGAGAAAGTTCACATCTCTCGGATTTTTGTTTGTCCTAACCTTTTGCGTATTTTTCTCGCTCCAATGCGGAACGGTCGGACAATCTCGTTTTTTTAAAGATCAGGCATATCACTTTCAAACCTTACGCGCGTTAAACGATATTCGAACGGACGGGGCTGATACCGGAGAAGTTTTGGAAACGATTCGTCAGATTCGCGAAGGCGATTCGGAAAGTTGGTTTTTATCCTGGGAAAAATTAGCGATGCGCGTTTTGGAAAGAGCCGAAAAAATTCAGGATCCTTTGAGTAGAGGATTCGCATATCTCCGCGCTCACAACTATATGAGGACCGCTGAATTTTTTCTTTCACCCGAAGACGAAAGAAGACTTCCATCCTTTCAGAAAGGAGTCAATCTATTCTACAAAGGATTGGATATTCTCGAGGTTCGTTACGAGCGTATCAAAGTTCCTTATGAGGGAAAGGAACTCAATGCGGTTTATTATCCGGGGCCCATAGGTTCTGAAAAAAAACCTTTGATCGTTCTCGTTGGAGGTTTTGATTCTACATTGGAAGAATTGTACTTCGTTCTTGGGAAAAGCGCATTTGAAA
Coding sequences within:
- a CDS encoding TetR/AcrR family transcriptional regulator; protein product: MNSKKKHVRSPVQSRSIERKENIIEAAYKLVKQRGYAETGIRDIVEAAGVSIGTFYSYYRDKNDIALEILRKYSEEFYGSLAGDTIDSLKGESNLSAILYEILLRMKNSALKNPKLHRELAILSLTDAKIAAAVKKIEKERIQTEASKLLQYFAGKVQLRSEPTSLLIAQRAMDDIISYMVLQGFDVDSETILRETALMISSYLLRK